The following proteins are encoded in a genomic region of Pectinophora gossypiella chromosome 6, ilPecGoss1.1, whole genome shotgun sequence:
- the LOC126367612 gene encoding protein brawnin, with the protein MPAGVTWGQYMSFSIAAMLSMLAGSQLVHQHYQPLKDLNEYINKEVNNLPEHAQTKIREELKQDGILK; encoded by the coding sequence ATGCCTGCCGGTGTAACTTGGGGTCAGTACATGTCATTCTCTATTGCTGCGATGCTGTCCATGCTTGCTGGCTCACAGCTAGTCCATCAGCACTACCAACCACTAAAAGATTTAAATGAATATATCAACAAAGAAGTAAACAATTTGCCAGAGCATGCACAAACGAAAATCAGAGAAGAACTAAAGCAGGACGGTATTTTAAAGTAG
- the LOC126367604 gene encoding uncharacterized protein LOC126367604 isoform X3, producing MEVAGQWRRQWAGTAEYGKVTEGGVTRRVARAMEVMHASAPGAKVRVMRAAYHESASPGVPAASYLMHASRRVISSGFNILPLEPPIFPSKPLEISSMPLESSPEPNTDTENYKVTEPDDTEISEPSKWRPSTGRGSDRMPSEESSSTDNTSIIDFEARLPKNLLRKHSYDSENSDISLFRRNSRTSPLLDVPVSLSTLKYKSLLNGSNSNEWNNRRKSYSFEDTSPISESIILSNDTQAMESSTDSGICKSTELVNDADDKCLDKKERISEKHEESFQDWLTKNRISSYGGSRVKPSREHDIVIEEPQENSIALQSKGKVTITVPIQVADDYEYKQSSATDDRKIKKVGFCKTELHFDADLGKVNIIATDEKPPPSSDFRKRRSAFVPINGTFDKPITLFGESNAPAFATNQFLNFNEHNEFDENTAATKSILKNKIPKPKPYLLGENMVLGGKKEDSYYDNGVPTAVSLINRQLQNERRHSTEISSLLTELNTSVTRKPYRTNNLSPLKTDSLKQKKKLFELEDHTTINKHPKDIETTGSVKNKLKIIQMSPVEKRKTRQLRDSDLTYFGIANTPKPSMEETKPQEKSRKSSGSIDDLFQSVRLIQKVSNSVCNSEAESEDAPEYQNIPIKTNFAPVPTPRPRSKYSSKATNVKEDRLRPVFEQDNEITSNFESRRSRVRRQDSNRSISEPPKHKYDSGEKARRRHERSGKTDSTEKQCVTEKKAVLSVNRQPNIDIIEQEPAYVNFIEAKRENSLRRTDSTRRKAEKLHVKAENLRTLEDKKTDSVRTRTRNQDKHDKERVNAVETVHREDREILQRPIRKIRTEKLATPECTNDKHGSPIIYDRPSSRKTPLINKPGGEEKHSISRNSKHEHRSRSSQRHLPKIKPDEQLTEVLRTSDKKEVKNKEINENDTINYHTKEKNGKRESANTHKHEMNTSASYRNSMTTKNKEKDNVERLSNSKSCDHRPSKRSEYVINYDDKNGTVSSICKVKNGSGTPKKKKILKDSMTDNTNVKDQKVKNKVIEKIALLARPSMEPVRDELHR from the exons ATGGAAGTGGCGGGTCAATGGCGGCGGCAGTGGGCCGGCACCGCCGAATATGGGAAG GTGACAGAAGGCGGTGTGACGCGTCGGGTGGCGCGCGCGATGGAGGTGATGCACGCCAGCGCGCCGGGAGCCAAGGTGCGCGTCATGCGCGCCGCCTACCACGAGTCCGCGAGCCCTGGTGTACCAGCTGCATCTTACCTAATGCACGCCTCGCGCCGG GTCATATCGTCTGGCTTCAACATCCTACCACTAGAACCTCCAATATTTCCATCCAAACCTTTGGAAATATCGTCTATGCCGCTAGAATCATCACCGGAGCCTAACACAGACACAGAAAACTATAAAGTAACAGAACCTGACGATACAGAGATCTCAGAACCTTCAAAATGGAGACCTTCCACCGGCAGGGGATCAGATAGAATGCCCAGCGAAGAGTCATCCTCTACTGACAACACCAGTATTATTGACTTTGAAGCACGACTTCCCAAAAACCTTCTAAGAAAGCATTCCTATGACTCTGAAAACAGTGACATTTCCTTATTCAGAAGAAATAGTCGAACCTCGCCTTTATTAGATGTACCTGTATCCTTAAGCACGCTGAAATATAAATCTCTACTCAACGGCAGCAACAGTAATGAATGGAACAATAGACGAAAAAGCTACAGTTTTGAAGATACGTCCCCCATAAGCGAAAGTATTATACTCAGTAACGATACACAAGCAATGGAATCGTCAACAGACAGTGGGATTTGTAAATCCACAGAATTAGTCAACGATGCAGACGATAAGTGTTTAGACAAAAAGGAGAGAATCAGCGAAAAGCATGAAGAATCATTCCAAGACTGGCTAACTAAGAACAGAATAAGCTCATATGGCGGGAGTCGAGTCAAACCTTCCCGAGAACATGACATTGTAATAGAAGAACCACAAGAAAACAGTATAGCCTTGCAATCAAAAGGAAAGGTGACGATTACAGTTCCTATTCAAGTCGCCGATGATTATGAATATAAGCAATCTTCCGCTACTGATGACCGTAAAATTAAGAAAGTTGGGTTTTGTAAAACTGAGTTACATTTTGATGCGGATTTAGGAAAGGTCAATATAATAGCAACTGATGAGAAACCCCCGCCTTCTAGCGATTTCCGTAAAAGAAGAAGCGCTTTTGTTCCTATAAATGGAACATTTGATAAGCCTATAACGCTCTTTGGCGAAAGCAATGCCCCCGCTTTTGCAACAAACCAATTTCTTAACTTTAACGAACACAACGAATTCGATGAGAATACAGCAGCTACTAAGAGTATTCTCAAAAACAAAATTCCGAAACCCAAGCCATATCTCTTAGGAGAGAACATGGTGTTGGGTGGTAAAAAAGAAGATTCATATTATGACAACGGAGTACCGACGGCAGTATCCTTGATAAACAGACAGCTGCAAAATGAAAGGAGACACAGTACAGAAATCTCAAGCTTGTTAACGGAACTAAATACAAGCGTCACAAGGAAACCATATCGGACAAATAATTTAA GTCCGCTGAAAACTGATAGCTTGAAACAGAAGAAAAAACTATTTGAATTAGAAGACCATACGACAATTAATAAGCACCCAAAAGACATAGAAACGACAGGCTCAgtgaaaaataaactaaaaataatacagatgtctcctgtggaaaaaagaaaaacgagaCAACTTCGAGACAGTGATCTTACTTACTTCGGTATTGCCAATACTCCAAAACCCTCCATGGAAGAAACTAAACCTCAAGAAAAGTCTCGCAAATCAAGTGGCAGTATTGATGACTTATTTCAGTCAGTAAGGTTAATACAAAAAGTCTCTAACAGTGTTTGTAATAGTGAAGCAGAATCTGAAGATGCGCCTGAATATCAAAATATTCCGATCAAAACAAACTTTGCTCCTGTCCCTACTCCAAGACCACGATCAAAGTACAGCAGCAAAGCTACGAATGTCAAAGAAGATAGGCTAAGACCTGTTTTTGAACAAGATAATGAAATCACTTCTAATTTTGAATCACGGCGCTCTAGAGTAAGGCGACAAGATTCAAATAGAAGCATTTCCGAGCCTCCAAAGCATAAGTATGATTCTGGCGAGAAGGCGCGTCGGCGGCATGAACG ATCGGGCAAGACTGACTCGACTGAAAAACAATGTGTCACGGAAAAGAAAGCAGTTCTAAGCGTAAATAGACAACCAAATATAGATATAATTGAGCAAGAACCGGCTTATGTAAACTTTATTGAAGCAAAACGCGAAAATTCTTTGAGAAGAACAGACTCCACTCGTCGCAAGGCAGAAAAATTGCACGTAAAAGCAGAAAATTTAAGGACTTTAGAAGATAAAAAGACCGATTCTGTAAGAACCCGGACTCGTAACCAAGACAAGCATGATAAAGAAAGGGTGAACGCCGTAGAAACAGTTCATAGAGAAGATAGAGAAATTCTACAAAGGCCAATCAGGAAAATCAGAACTGAAAAACTAGCTACCCCGGAATGTACAAATGACAAACATGGAAGTCCTATTATTTATGATAGACCGAGTAGTCGAAAGACACCCTTAATAAACAAACCTGGCGGTGAAGAAAAGCACAGTATTTCACGAAACTCCAAACATGAACATCGCAGTCGCTCTTCTCAACGACATTTGCCTAAAATTAAACCTGATGAACAACTAACTGAAGTACTGAGAACAAGCGATAAGAaagaagtgaaaaataaagaaattaatgaaaacgatacaataaattaccacacaaaagaaaaaaatggaaaaagagAGTCGGCGAATACACATAAACATGAGATGAATACAAGTGCCAGTTACCGGAACTCAATGACAACcaagaataaagaaaaagacaATGTTGAAAGACTATCTAATAGTAAATCGTGTGATCACAGGCCTTCAAAACGAAGTGAATACGTTATCAACTATGATGACAAGAATGGAACTGTATCGTCAATTTGCAAGGTAAAGAATGGATCCGGTACtccgaaaaagaaaaagattctTAAAGACAGCATGACAGACAATACCAATGTTAAGGACcaaaaagtgaaaaataaagtgaTTGAAAAAATTGCCCTGC TCGCCAGACCATCAATGGAACCCGTACGAGATGAGTTACACAGATAG
- the LOC126367611 gene encoding small integral membrane protein 4 — MRIGWVHKLVNRWPGKKTFGMYRFLPIFFTLGAALEFSMINWRVGEVNFYSTFKRRQAHDIVEEKIKKYSAV; from the coding sequence aTGAGAATTGGGTGGGTACATAAACTAGTGAACAGATGGCCTGGGAAGAAGACGTTTGGAATGTATAGGtttttacctatatttttcaCACTTGGAGCAGCATTGGAATTTTCTATGATAAACTGGAGAGTCGGTGAAGTGAACTTTTATAGCACATTTAAGAGGCGACAGGCGCACGATATTGTTGAagagaagataaaaaaatactctGCTGTTTAA
- the LOC126367604 gene encoding uncharacterized protein LOC126367604 isoform X1: MEVAGQWRRQWAGTAEYGKVTEGGVTRRVARAMEVMHASAPGAKVRVMRAAYHESASPGVPAASYLMHASRRVISSGFNILPLEPPIFPSKPLEISSMPLESSPEPNTDTENYKVTEPDDTEISEPSKWRPSTGRGSDRMPSEESSSTDNTSIIDFEARLPKNLLRKHSYDSENSDISLFRRNSRTSPLLDVPVSLSTLKYKSLLNGSNSNEWNNRRKSYSFEDTSPISESIILSNDTQAMESSTDSGICKSTELVNDADDKCLDKKERISEKHEESFQDWLTKNRISSYGGSRVKPSREHDIVIEEPQENSIALQSKGKVTITVPIQVADDYEYKQSSATDDRKIKKVGFCKTELHFDADLGKVNIIATDEKPPPSSDFRKRRSAFVPINGTFDKPITLFGESNAPAFATNQFLNFNEHNEFDENTAATKSILKNKIPKPKPYLLGENMVLGGKKEDSYYDNGVPTAVSLINRQLQNERRHSTEISSLLTELNTSVTRKPYRTNNLSPLKTDSLKQKKKLFELEDHTTINKHPKDIETTGSVKNKLKIIQMSPVEKRKTRQLRDSDLTYFGIANTPKPSMEETKPQEKSRKSSGSIDDLFQSVRLIQKVSNSVCNSEAESEDAPEYQNIPIKTNFAPVPTPRPRSKYSSKATNVKEDRLRPVFEQDNEITSNFESRRSRVRRQDSNRSISEPPKHKYDSGEKARRRHERSGKTDSTEKQCVTEKKAVLSVNRQPNIDIIEQEPAYVNFIEAKRENSLRRTDSTRRKAEKLHVKAENLRTLEDKKTDSVRTRTRNQDKHDKERVNAVETVHREDREILQRPIRKIRTEKLATPECTNDKHGSPIIYDRPSSRKTPLINKPGGEEKHSISRNSKHEHRSRSSQRHLPKIKPDEQLTEVLRTSDKKEVKNKEINENDTINYHTKEKNGKRESANTHKHEMNTSASYRNSMTTKNKEKDNVERLSNSKSCDHRPSKRSEYVINYDDKNGTVSSICKVKNGSGTPKKKKILKDSMTDNTNVKDQKVKNKVIEKIALLQSPDHQWNPYEMSYTDRKRKRKMHVQRSCQLL; the protein is encoded by the exons ATGGAAGTGGCGGGTCAATGGCGGCGGCAGTGGGCCGGCACCGCCGAATATGGGAAG GTGACAGAAGGCGGTGTGACGCGTCGGGTGGCGCGCGCGATGGAGGTGATGCACGCCAGCGCGCCGGGAGCCAAGGTGCGCGTCATGCGCGCCGCCTACCACGAGTCCGCGAGCCCTGGTGTACCAGCTGCATCTTACCTAATGCACGCCTCGCGCCGG GTCATATCGTCTGGCTTCAACATCCTACCACTAGAACCTCCAATATTTCCATCCAAACCTTTGGAAATATCGTCTATGCCGCTAGAATCATCACCGGAGCCTAACACAGACACAGAAAACTATAAAGTAACAGAACCTGACGATACAGAGATCTCAGAACCTTCAAAATGGAGACCTTCCACCGGCAGGGGATCAGATAGAATGCCCAGCGAAGAGTCATCCTCTACTGACAACACCAGTATTATTGACTTTGAAGCACGACTTCCCAAAAACCTTCTAAGAAAGCATTCCTATGACTCTGAAAACAGTGACATTTCCTTATTCAGAAGAAATAGTCGAACCTCGCCTTTATTAGATGTACCTGTATCCTTAAGCACGCTGAAATATAAATCTCTACTCAACGGCAGCAACAGTAATGAATGGAACAATAGACGAAAAAGCTACAGTTTTGAAGATACGTCCCCCATAAGCGAAAGTATTATACTCAGTAACGATACACAAGCAATGGAATCGTCAACAGACAGTGGGATTTGTAAATCCACAGAATTAGTCAACGATGCAGACGATAAGTGTTTAGACAAAAAGGAGAGAATCAGCGAAAAGCATGAAGAATCATTCCAAGACTGGCTAACTAAGAACAGAATAAGCTCATATGGCGGGAGTCGAGTCAAACCTTCCCGAGAACATGACATTGTAATAGAAGAACCACAAGAAAACAGTATAGCCTTGCAATCAAAAGGAAAGGTGACGATTACAGTTCCTATTCAAGTCGCCGATGATTATGAATATAAGCAATCTTCCGCTACTGATGACCGTAAAATTAAGAAAGTTGGGTTTTGTAAAACTGAGTTACATTTTGATGCGGATTTAGGAAAGGTCAATATAATAGCAACTGATGAGAAACCCCCGCCTTCTAGCGATTTCCGTAAAAGAAGAAGCGCTTTTGTTCCTATAAATGGAACATTTGATAAGCCTATAACGCTCTTTGGCGAAAGCAATGCCCCCGCTTTTGCAACAAACCAATTTCTTAACTTTAACGAACACAACGAATTCGATGAGAATACAGCAGCTACTAAGAGTATTCTCAAAAACAAAATTCCGAAACCCAAGCCATATCTCTTAGGAGAGAACATGGTGTTGGGTGGTAAAAAAGAAGATTCATATTATGACAACGGAGTACCGACGGCAGTATCCTTGATAAACAGACAGCTGCAAAATGAAAGGAGACACAGTACAGAAATCTCAAGCTTGTTAACGGAACTAAATACAAGCGTCACAAGGAAACCATATCGGACAAATAATTTAA GTCCGCTGAAAACTGATAGCTTGAAACAGAAGAAAAAACTATTTGAATTAGAAGACCATACGACAATTAATAAGCACCCAAAAGACATAGAAACGACAGGCTCAgtgaaaaataaactaaaaataatacagatgtctcctgtggaaaaaagaaaaacgagaCAACTTCGAGACAGTGATCTTACTTACTTCGGTATTGCCAATACTCCAAAACCCTCCATGGAAGAAACTAAACCTCAAGAAAAGTCTCGCAAATCAAGTGGCAGTATTGATGACTTATTTCAGTCAGTAAGGTTAATACAAAAAGTCTCTAACAGTGTTTGTAATAGTGAAGCAGAATCTGAAGATGCGCCTGAATATCAAAATATTCCGATCAAAACAAACTTTGCTCCTGTCCCTACTCCAAGACCACGATCAAAGTACAGCAGCAAAGCTACGAATGTCAAAGAAGATAGGCTAAGACCTGTTTTTGAACAAGATAATGAAATCACTTCTAATTTTGAATCACGGCGCTCTAGAGTAAGGCGACAAGATTCAAATAGAAGCATTTCCGAGCCTCCAAAGCATAAGTATGATTCTGGCGAGAAGGCGCGTCGGCGGCATGAACG ATCGGGCAAGACTGACTCGACTGAAAAACAATGTGTCACGGAAAAGAAAGCAGTTCTAAGCGTAAATAGACAACCAAATATAGATATAATTGAGCAAGAACCGGCTTATGTAAACTTTATTGAAGCAAAACGCGAAAATTCTTTGAGAAGAACAGACTCCACTCGTCGCAAGGCAGAAAAATTGCACGTAAAAGCAGAAAATTTAAGGACTTTAGAAGATAAAAAGACCGATTCTGTAAGAACCCGGACTCGTAACCAAGACAAGCATGATAAAGAAAGGGTGAACGCCGTAGAAACAGTTCATAGAGAAGATAGAGAAATTCTACAAAGGCCAATCAGGAAAATCAGAACTGAAAAACTAGCTACCCCGGAATGTACAAATGACAAACATGGAAGTCCTATTATTTATGATAGACCGAGTAGTCGAAAGACACCCTTAATAAACAAACCTGGCGGTGAAGAAAAGCACAGTATTTCACGAAACTCCAAACATGAACATCGCAGTCGCTCTTCTCAACGACATTTGCCTAAAATTAAACCTGATGAACAACTAACTGAAGTACTGAGAACAAGCGATAAGAaagaagtgaaaaataaagaaattaatgaaaacgatacaataaattaccacacaaaagaaaaaaatggaaaaagagAGTCGGCGAATACACATAAACATGAGATGAATACAAGTGCCAGTTACCGGAACTCAATGACAACcaagaataaagaaaaagacaATGTTGAAAGACTATCTAATAGTAAATCGTGTGATCACAGGCCTTCAAAACGAAGTGAATACGTTATCAACTATGATGACAAGAATGGAACTGTATCGTCAATTTGCAAGGTAAAGAATGGATCCGGTACtccgaaaaagaaaaagattctTAAAGACAGCATGACAGACAATACCAATGTTAAGGACcaaaaagtgaaaaataaagtgaTTGAAAAAATTGCCCTGC TGCAGTCGCCAGACCATCAATGGAACCCGTACGAGATGAGTTACACAGATAGAAAACGGAAGAGAAAAATGCATGTACAACGATCTTGCCAACTATTGTAA
- the LOC126367604 gene encoding uncharacterized protein LOC126367604 isoform X2, whose product MEVAGQWRRQWAGTAEYGKVTEGGVTRRVARAMEVMHASAPGAKVRVMRAAYHESASPGVPAASYLMHASRRVISSGFNILPLEPPIFPSKPLEISSMPLESSPEPNTDTENYKVTEPDDTEISEPSKWRPSTGRGSDRMPSEESSSTDNTSIIDFEARLPKNLLRKHSYDSENSDISLFRRNSRTSPLLDVPVSLSTLKYKSLLNGSNSNEWNNRRKSYSFEDTSPISESIILSNDTQAMESSTDSGICKSTELVNDADDKCLDKKERISEKHEESFQDWLTKNRISSYGGSRVKPSREHDIVIEEPQENSIALQSKGKVTITVPIQVADDYEYKQSSATDDRKIKKVGFCKTELHFDADLGKVNIIATDEKPPPSSDFRKRRSAFVPINGTFDKPITLFGESNAPAFATNQFLNFNEHNEFDENTAATKSILKNKIPKPKPYLLGENMVLGGKKEDSYYDNGVPTAVSLINRQLQNERRHSTEISSLLTELNTSVTRKPYRTNNLSPLKTDSLKQKKKLFELEDHTTINKHPKDIETTGSVKNKLKIIQMSPVEKRKTRQLRDSDLTYFGIANTPKPSMEETKPQEKSRKSSGSIDDLFQSVRLIQKVSNSVCNSEAESEDAPEYQNIPIKTNFAPVPTPRPRSKYSSKATNVKEDRLRPVFEQDNEITSNFESRRSRVRRQDSNRSISEPPKHKYDSGEKARRRHERSGKTDSTEKQCVTEKKAVLSVNRQPNIDIIEQEPAYVNFIEAKRENSLRRTDSTRRKAEKLHVKAENLRTLEDKKTDSVRTRTRNQDKHDKERVNAVETVHREDREILQRPIRKIRTEKLATPECTNDKHGSPIIYDRPSSRKTPLINKPGGEEKHSISRNSKHEHRSRSSQRHLPKIKPDEQLTEVLRTSDKKEVKNKEINENDTINYHTKEKNGKRESANTHKHEMNTSASYRNSMTTKNKEKDNVERLSNSKSCDHRPSKRSEYVINYDDKNGTVSSICKVKNGSGTPKKKKILKDSMTDNTNVKDQKVKNKVIEKIALLQSPDHQWNPYEMSYTDRKRKRKMHVQRSCQLL is encoded by the exons ATGGAAGTGGCGGGTCAATGGCGGCGGCAGTGGGCCGGCACCGCCGAATATGGGAAG GTGACAGAAGGCGGTGTGACGCGTCGGGTGGCGCGCGCGATGGAGGTGATGCACGCCAGCGCGCCGGGAGCCAAGGTGCGCGTCATGCGCGCCGCCTACCACGAGTCCGCGAGCCCTGGTGTACCAGCTGCATCTTACCTAATGCACGCCTCGCGCCGG GTCATATCGTCTGGCTTCAACATCCTACCACTAGAACCTCCAATATTTCCATCCAAACCTTTGGAAATATCGTCTATGCCGCTAGAATCATCACCGGAGCCTAACACAGACACAGAAAACTATAAAGTAACAGAACCTGACGATACAGAGATCTCAGAACCTTCAAAATGGAGACCTTCCACCGGCAGGGGATCAGATAGAATGCCCAGCGAAGAGTCATCCTCTACTGACAACACCAGTATTATTGACTTTGAAGCACGACTTCCCAAAAACCTTCTAAGAAAGCATTCCTATGACTCTGAAAACAGTGACATTTCCTTATTCAGAAGAAATAGTCGAACCTCGCCTTTATTAGATGTACCTGTATCCTTAAGCACGCTGAAATATAAATCTCTACTCAACGGCAGCAACAGTAATGAATGGAACAATAGACGAAAAAGCTACAGTTTTGAAGATACGTCCCCCATAAGCGAAAGTATTATACTCAGTAACGATACACAAGCAATGGAATCGTCAACAGACAGTGGGATTTGTAAATCCACAGAATTAGTCAACGATGCAGACGATAAGTGTTTAGACAAAAAGGAGAGAATCAGCGAAAAGCATGAAGAATCATTCCAAGACTGGCTAACTAAGAACAGAATAAGCTCATATGGCGGGAGTCGAGTCAAACCTTCCCGAGAACATGACATTGTAATAGAAGAACCACAAGAAAACAGTATAGCCTTGCAATCAAAAGGAAAGGTGACGATTACAGTTCCTATTCAAGTCGCCGATGATTATGAATATAAGCAATCTTCCGCTACTGATGACCGTAAAATTAAGAAAGTTGGGTTTTGTAAAACTGAGTTACATTTTGATGCGGATTTAGGAAAGGTCAATATAATAGCAACTGATGAGAAACCCCCGCCTTCTAGCGATTTCCGTAAAAGAAGAAGCGCTTTTGTTCCTATAAATGGAACATTTGATAAGCCTATAACGCTCTTTGGCGAAAGCAATGCCCCCGCTTTTGCAACAAACCAATTTCTTAACTTTAACGAACACAACGAATTCGATGAGAATACAGCAGCTACTAAGAGTATTCTCAAAAACAAAATTCCGAAACCCAAGCCATATCTCTTAGGAGAGAACATGGTGTTGGGTGGTAAAAAAGAAGATTCATATTATGACAACGGAGTACCGACGGCAGTATCCTTGATAAACAGACAGCTGCAAAATGAAAGGAGACACAGTACAGAAATCTCAAGCTTGTTAACGGAACTAAATACAAGCGTCACAAGGAAACCATATCGGACAAATAATTTAA GTCCGCTGAAAACTGATAGCTTGAAACAGAAGAAAAAACTATTTGAATTAGAAGACCATACGACAATTAATAAGCACCCAAAAGACATAGAAACGACAGGCTCAgtgaaaaataaactaaaaataatacagatgtctcctgtggaaaaaagaaaaacgagaCAACTTCGAGACAGTGATCTTACTTACTTCGGTATTGCCAATACTCCAAAACCCTCCATGGAAGAAACTAAACCTCAAGAAAAGTCTCGCAAATCAAGTGGCAGTATTGATGACTTATTTCAGTCAGTAAGGTTAATACAAAAAGTCTCTAACAGTGTTTGTAATAGTGAAGCAGAATCTGAAGATGCGCCTGAATATCAAAATATTCCGATCAAAACAAACTTTGCTCCTGTCCCTACTCCAAGACCACGATCAAAGTACAGCAGCAAAGCTACGAATGTCAAAGAAGATAGGCTAAGACCTGTTTTTGAACAAGATAATGAAATCACTTCTAATTTTGAATCACGGCGCTCTAGAGTAAGGCGACAAGATTCAAATAGAAGCATTTCCGAGCCTCCAAAGCATAAGTATGATTCTGGCGAGAAGGCGCGTCGGCGGCATGAACG ATCGGGCAAGACTGACTCGACTGAAAAACAATGTGTCACGGAAAAGAAAGCAGTTCTAAGCGTAAATAGACAACCAAATATAGATATAATTGAGCAAGAACCGGCTTATGTAAACTTTATTGAAGCAAAACGCGAAAATTCTTTGAGAAGAACAGACTCCACTCGTCGCAAGGCAGAAAAATTGCACGTAAAAGCAGAAAATTTAAGGACTTTAGAAGATAAAAAGACCGATTCTGTAAGAACCCGGACTCGTAACCAAGACAAGCATGATAAAGAAAGGGTGAACGCCGTAGAAACAGTTCATAGAGAAGATAGAGAAATTCTACAAAGGCCAATCAGGAAAATCAGAACTGAAAAACTAGCTACCCCGGAATGTACAAATGACAAACATGGAAGTCCTATTATTTATGATAGACCGAGTAGTCGAAAGACACCCTTAATAAACAAACCTGGCGGTGAAGAAAAGCACAGTATTTCACGAAACTCCAAACATGAACATCGCAGTCGCTCTTCTCAACGACATTTGCCTAAAATTAAACCTGATGAACAACTAACTGAAGTACTGAGAACAAGCGATAAGAaagaagtgaaaaataaagaaattaatgaaaacgatacaataaattaccacacaaaagaaaaaaatggaaaaagagAGTCGGCGAATACACATAAACATGAGATGAATACAAGTGCCAGTTACCGGAACTCAATGACAACcaagaataaagaaaaagacaATGTTGAAAGACTATCTAATAGTAAATCGTGTGATCACAGGCCTTCAAAACGAAGTGAATACGTTATCAACTATGATGACAAGAATGGAACTGTATCGTCAATTTGCAAGGTAAAGAATGGATCCGGTACtccgaaaaagaaaaagattctTAAAGACAGCATGACAGACAATACCAATGTTAAGGACcaaaaagtgaaaaataaagtgaTTGAAAAAATTGCCCTGC TGCAGTCGCCAGACCATCAATGGAACCCGTACGAGATGAGTTACACAGATAGAAAACGGAAGAGAAAAATGCATGTACAACGATCTTGCCAACTATT atga